GTGACGCGACTCGTCACCGCGCCCCGGGGACGTAGCCTGGAGTCGGGACTCGAGTCCCTGTCCAGGCTCGCCGCCGAGCGGCGGGACCGGATGGTCGCGGTCGTCACCTCGGCGGTGCCGTTGAGCGACCCGCAGAAGCAGCGCCTGGGCGCCGCCCTCGCGAAGCTCTACGGCCGCCCGATGCACCTCAACCTCGACGTCGACCCCGAGGTCGTCGGCGGGATCCGGGTGCAGGTCGGTGACGAGGTCATCAACGGGTCGATCGCGGACCGGCTCGAGGACGCCACCCGCCGCATGGCCGGCTGACCAGGCCGGCCGGCACCGCACACGACGTAGTAATACGGCCCGCGTTGGGCCGTGCAGAGGATTCACCTCGTTCATGGGGGGAGTCCGGAGTCTTGAGAATCCCCCCAAAGTGAAACTTCGGGCCCAACAAGGAGAGCAGGGAACCCAGATGGCGGAGCTCACGATCCGGCCGGAGGAGATCCGGGACGCACTGGAGAACTTCGTCCAGTCGTACCAGCCGGACGCGGCCTCGCGCGAGGAGGTCGGTACGGTCACCCTTGCCGGCGACGGCATCGCGAAGGTCGAGGGGCTGCCCTCGGCCATGGCCAACGAACTGCTGAAGTTCGAGGACGGCACCCTCGGTCTCGCCCTCAACCTCGAGGAGCGCGAGATCGGCTGCGTCGTCCTCGGCGAGTTCAACGGCATCGAGGAGGGCCAGCCGGTCACCCGCACCGGCGAGGTCCTGTCGGTCCCCGTGGGCGAGGGCTACCTCGGCCGCGTCGTCGACCCGCTCGGCAACCCGATCGACGGTCTCGGCGAGATCGAGACGTCCGGCCGCCGCGCCCTCGAACTGCAGGCCCCCACGGTCATGCAGCGCAAGTCGGTGCACGAGCCGATGGAGACCGGCTACAAGGCCGTCGACGCCATGACCCCGGTCGGCCGCGGCCAGCGTCAGCTGATCATCGGTGACCGCCAGACCGGCAAGACCGCCCTGGCCGTCGACACGATCATCAACCAGCGCGACAACTGGCGCTCGGGCGACCCGAAGAAGCAGGTCCGCTGCGTCTACGTCGCCATCGGCCAGAAGGGCTCGACGATCGCCTCCGTGCGGGGCGCCCTCGAGGAGTCCGGCGCGCTGGAGTACACGACCATCGTCGCCGCCCCGGCGTCCGACCCGGCCGGCTTCAAGTACCTGGCGCCGTACACCGGCTCGGCCATCGGCCAGCAGTGGATGTACGAGGGCAAGCACGTCCTCATCATCTTCGACGACCTCTCCAAGCAGGCCGACGCCTACCGCGCCGTCTCCCTGCTGCTGCGCCGTCCGCCGGGCCGCGAGGCCTACCCGGGCGACGTCTTCTACCTGCACTCCCGCCTGCTGGAGCGCTGCGCCAAGCTCTCCGACGACCTGGGCGCCGGTTCGATGACCGGTCTGCCGATCGTCGAGACCAAGGCCAACGACGTCTCGGCGTTCATCCCGACCAACGTCATCTCCATCACCGACGGCCAGTGCTTCCTGGAGTCGGACCTGTTCAACGCCGGTCAGCGCCCCGCGCTGAACGTCGGTATCTCCGTCTCCCGAGTCGGCGGCAGCGCGCAGCACAAGGCGATGAAGCAGGTCTCCGGCCGACTGCGCCTCGACCTCGCCCAGTACCGCGAGCTGGAGGCGTTCGCCGCCTTCGGTTCCGACCTGGACGCCGCGTCGAAGTCGCAGCTGGAGCGCGGTCAGCGGCTGGTGGAGCTGCTCAAGCAGCCCCAGTACCAGCCGATGCCGACCGAGGACCAGGTCGTCTCCGTCTGGGCCGGCACCACCGGCAAGATGGACGACGTGCCGGTCGCCGACATCCGCCGCTTCGAGAAGGAGCTCCTGGAGCACCTGCACCGCAAGGAGCAGGGCCTCATGACCTCCATCAAGGAGGGCGGCAAGATGTCCGACGACACCCTGCAGGCCGTCGGCGACGCCATCGCCGAGTTCAAGAAGCAGTTCGAGACCTCGGACGGCAAGCTCCTCGGCGAGGATGCCCCGGCCGCGGCCAAGTGACGTAAGGAAGGGACCTGACTCATGGGAGCCCAGCTCCGGGTCTACAAGCGTCGCATCCGATCCGTCACCGCGACCAAGAAGATCACCAAGGCGATGGAGATGATCGCCGCCTCGCGTGTCGTCAAGGCGCAGCGCAAGGTGGCGGCCTCCACGCCGTACGCGACCGAGCTCACCCGCGCGGTCACGGCGGTCGGCACCGGTTCGAACACCAAGCACCCGCTGACCACGCAGGCCGAGACGGTCACGCGGTCCGCGGTGTTGCTCCTGACCAGCGACCGCGGTCTGGCCGGCGCCTTCAACTCCAACGCCATCAAGGCCGCGGAGCAGCTCACCGAGCGCCTGGAGCGCGAGGGCAAGCAGGTCGACACGTACATCGTCGGCCGGCGTGGCCTCGCCCACTACAACTTCCGTGAGCGCAAGGTCGCGGAGTCGTGGGCCGGGTTCACCGACGAGCCGACGTACGCGGACGCCAAGAAGGTCGCGGCCCCGCTGATCGAGGCCATCGAGAAGGACACGGCGGACGGCGGCGTGGACGAACTCCACCTCGTCTTCACCGAGTTCGTCTCGATGATGACGCAGACGGCGCTCGACGCCCGGCTGCTGCCGCTCAGCCTCGACGAGGTGGCCACGGAGTCGACAGCGAAGGACGAGATTCTTCCGCTGTACGACTTCGAGCCGTCGGCGGAGGACGTCCTCGACGCCCTGCTGCCGCGCTACGTCGAGAGCCGGATCTACAACGCGCTGCTCCAGTCGGCCGCCTCCAAGCACGCCGCCACGCGGCGCGCGATGAAGTCGGCCACCGACAACGCCGGAGAGCTCATCGAGACGCTGTCCCGGCTTGCCAACGCGGCCCGCCAGGCCGAAATCACCCAGGAAATCAGCGAGATCGTCGGTGGCTCCGCAGCCCTGGCCGACGCGACCGCGGGGAAGTGACAGGTAATGACGACGACAGTTGAGACGGCCGTTGCCACGGGCCGCGTCGCCCGGGTCATCGGCCCGGTCGTCGACGTGGAGTTCCCCGTCGACGCCATGCCGGAGATCTACAACGCCCTTCACGTCGAGGTGGCCGACCCGGCCCAGGACGGCGCGAAGAAGACGCTGACCCTGGAGGTCGCCCAGCACCTGGGTGACGGCCTGGTCCGCACGATCTCGATGCAGCCCACCGACGGCCTGGTCCGCCAGGCCCCGGTCACCGACACCGGCACGGGCATCACCGTCCCGGTCGGCGACTTCACCAAGGGCAAGGTGTTCAACACCCTCGGCGAGGTGCTGAACGTCGACGAGAAGTACGAGGGCGAGCGCTGGTCGATCCACCGCAAGGCCCCGAACTTCGACGAGCTCGAGTCGAAGACCGAGATGTTCGAGACCGGCGTCAAGGTCATCGACCTGCTCACCCCGTACGTCAAGGGCGGCAAGATCGGTCTGTTCGGCGGTGCCGGCGTCGGCAAGACGGTGCTCATCCAGGAGATGATCTACCGCGTCGCCAACAACCACGACGGTGTCTCCGTGTTCGCCGGTGTCGGCGAGCGCACCCGTGAGGGCAACGACCTCATCGAGGAGATGGCCGACTCGGGCGTCATCGACAAGACCGCGCTGGTCTTCGGCCAGATGGACGAGCCCCCGGGCACCCGTCTGCGCGTCGCGCTGGCCGGCCTGACGATGGCCGAGTACTTCCGTGACGTCCAGAAGCAGGACGTGCTGTTCTTCATCGACAACATCTTCCGCTTCACCCAGGCCGGTTCCGAGGTCTCGACCCTGCTCGGCCGCATGCCCTCCGCGGTGGGCTACCAGCCGAACCTGGCCGACGAGATGGGCCTCCTCCAGGAGCGCATCACCTCGACCCGCGGTCACTCGATCACCTCGATGCAGGCGATCTACGTCCCCGCGGACGACCTGACCGACCCGGCCCCGGCCACCACGTTCGCCCACCTCGACGCGACGACGGTGCTCTCCCGTCCGATCTCGGAGAAGGGCATCTACCCGGCCGTGGACCCGCTGGACTCCACGTCCCGCATCCTGGACCCCCGCTACATCGCGGCGGACCACTACAACACCGCGATGCGCGTCAAGACGGTCCTGCAGAAGTACAAGGACCTCCAGGACATCATCGCGATCCTCGGTATCGACGAGCTCGGCGAGGAGGACAAGCTCACCGTCCACCGCGCCCGTCGGGTCGAGCGCTTCCTGTCCCAGAACACCCACGTCGCCAAGCAGTTCACCGGCGTCGACGGGTCGGACGTGCCGCTGGACGAGTCGATCGCCGCGTTCAACGCGATCATCGACGGCGAGTACGACCACTTCCCCGAGCAGGCGTTCTTCCTGTGCGGTGGAATCGAGGACCTGAAGAACAACGCGAAGGAGCTGGGCGTCTCCTGAGCCCGGTGCTCGCGGCGGAGGGGGCGGGGGTCGTCCCCGTCCCCTCCTCCACGCCCATTAGACTTGTAACCAACACCCGGCATCACCGCCGGGTGGTGACCCGAGGAGCCACCCTTGGCTGCTGAGCTGCACGTCGAGCTGGTCGCCGCCGACCGCCAGGTCTGGTCCGGCGAGGCCACCCTGGTCGTCGCGCGCACCACCTCCGGCGACATCGGCGTCATGCCCGGTCACCAGCCGCTGCTCGGTGTGCTGGAGTCGGGCCCCGTGACCATCCGTACGAGTGAAGGGGGAACGGTCGTCGCCGCGGTGCACGGCGGTTTCCTCTCCTTCGCGGACGACAAGCTGTCGCTGCTGGCCGAGATCGCCGAGCTGTCGGACGAGATCGACGTCCAGCGCGCGGAGCGGGCGCTCGAGCGCGCGAAGTCGGACGCGGACGCGTCCGCCGAGCGCCGCGCGGACGTCCGACTGCGTGCGGTGTCGGCACACTGACCGCCCCGCACATGCCCTGACACCCCTCAGCCGCGGCCGGTACCGGATTGCTCCGGTGCCGGCCGCGGCTGAGGCGAATCCGGATGTTTTTTCCGTTCCGTTACCTGATCCGACGGCCTGGGACATGGCCGGGGAGACGAGGAGGTCGGTGCCGATGGTCCTCGCCCTGACTGTGTGCGGAGCGGTGATCGCGCTCCTGGCCGTCGCGCTCTTCGTCTTCGGCCTCAGACGCCGGCTGATCCAGCGCTCGGGCGGCACCTTCGACTGCAGCCTGCGCTGGGACGTTCCCGAGAAGACCGACACCAGCGGCAAGGGCTGGGGATACGGCATCGCGCGCTACAACGGCGACCGCGTCGAGTGGTTCCGCGTCTTCTCCTACGCGCCCCGTCCGCGCCGCATGCTGGAGCGCTCGGCCATCGAGGTGGCCGGCCGCCGCGCCCCCGAGGGCGAGGAGGAGCTGGCGCTGCTCTCCGAGGCCGTCATCCTGACCTGTCTGCACCGCGGGGTGCGCCTTGAGCTGGCGATGAGCGACGACGCGCTGACGGGCTTCCTGGCGTGGCTGGAGGCGGCGCCGCCGGGGCAGCGAGTGAATGTGGCCTGAGCCCGCGTACTTCTGGCAGACGTGCATCGGCCCCCTTCCCGTGTGAGCGAGCGGGAAGGGGGCCGACGTGTGCGGGGTGAGCCGTGGGGCTAGTTCAGCCCGTTGTTGATCGCGCTCACCAGCTCACCATTGCTGGTGTCACCGCTGAAGTCCCAGAAGAACGCGCCTCCCAGGCTCTGGTTCTTGGCCCACGACATCTTCGTGCCGATGGTGGCCGGGGTGTCGTACGACCACCAGTTGGTGCCGCAGTGCGCGTACGCCGTGCCCGCGATCGTGCCGGTGGCGGGGCAGGAGGTCTTGAGGACCTTGTAGTCCTCGATGCCCTGCTCGTACGTGCCCGCCGCCGGACCCGTGGCCGAGCCGCCCGGGGCGTCCTGGGTGACGCCGGTCCAGCCGCGGCCGTAGAAGCCGATCCCGATGAGCAGCTTGCTCGCCGGGACGCCCTTCGCCTTGTACTTGGCGATCGCGTCGGCCGTGGTGAAGCCGGGCGTCGGGATGCCGTTGTACGAGGTGAGCGGGGAGTGCGGGGCGGTCGGGCCGTCCGCGTCGAAGGCGCCGAAGAAGTCGTACGTCATCACGTTGTACCAGTCGACGTACTGGGCGGCGCCCGCGTAGTCGGCGGCGTCGATCTTGCCGCCGCTGGTGCCGTCGGCCGTGACGGCCGAGGTGACCAGGTTGTTGCTGCCGAACTTGGCGCGCAGGGCCTGCATCAGGTTCTTGTAGGCCGAGGCGCCGCTGGAGTCGCAGGACAGCCCGCAGGCGTTGGGGTACTCCCAGTCGATGTCGATGCCGTCGAAGACGTCGGCCCAGCGCGGGTCCTCGACCAGGTTGTAGCAGGACTCGGCGAACGCTGCCGGGTTCTTCGCGGCCTCGCCGAAGCCGCCGGACCAGGTCCAGCCGCCGAAGGACCAGATGACCTTGATGTTCGGGTACTTGGCCTTCAGCTCGCGCAGCTGGTTGAAGTTGCCGCGCAGCGGCTGGTCCCAGGTGTCGGCGACGCCGCTGACGGACTGGTCGGCGGTGAACGCCTTGTCGTAGTCGGCGTAGGAGTCGCCGATGGCGCACTTGCCGCCGGTGACGTTGCCGAAGGCGTAGTTGATGTGGGTGATCTTCGACGCGGAGCCGGAGGTCACGATGTTCTTGACGTTGTAGTTGCGCCCGTAGGTGCCCCACTCGGTGAAGTAGCCGAGCTTCACCTTGCCGCCGGTGTTGCCGCCGTCGTCCCCGTCACCGGGGTCGGTGGTGCCGCCGCCGGTGGTGTGGACCTTCACCGCGCCGCTGGGGGAGCCGGTCTGGTCGGCGGTGTCGCGGGCCTGGACGGTGTACGAGTAGTCGGTGCCGGCGGTGAGGCCGGTGTCCGTGTACGAGGTGGACGTGACGGTCCCGACCGTCTTGCCGTCGCGCAGGACGTCGTAGTTCTTGACGCCCTTGTCGTCACTGGCCGCGCTCCAGGAGAGCTTGACCGAGGTGTCGGTGACGGAGGAGGCGGTGGGGGTGCCCGGCGCGGAGGGCGGGTTGTCGCCGGGGACCGTGGTGCCGCCGTCGCAGCTCGCGCCGTTGAGCGTACAGGCGCTGGGGGAGCCGGAACCGGAGCCGTTGAAGCCGAAGGAGAGGGAGGCGCCGGGGGCGAGGGTGCCGTTGTAGGACTTGTTCTTGGCGGTCCAGTGGTTGCCGGAGTGGGTGACGTCCGCGTCCCAGGCGGAGGTCACGGACGTCCCGGAGGGGAAGTCCCACTCGATCGTCCAGGAGCTGATGCTGCTGGTGCCGGTGTTCTTGACGGTCCACTTGCCCTCGAAGCCGGTGCCCCAGTCCTGGGTCTTGGCGTAGGTGGCGGTGGCCGAGGTGGCGGCTTGGGCGGGGCTCGCGAGGCCGACGAGCCCGGCGAGGGGGAGAAGCAGGGTCGCGAAACCTGCGGCAGCCCGGTGTCTGAAGCGCATCCGCGCCTCCTTGTGTGGGGTTGTCGGGGGCATGACTGTGCACGCTGCCGCGAGAGTAGAAAGGTCTGGACCATCCGTCAATAGGTCTGGACCACTCTCGGTGCCATGGGCACGGCCCGGTCACACAAGCCCGCCCGCACCACGACGACGGCGGTACGGGCGGGAAGACGTGAACTGCGGTGAGAAGTGGCTCAGCGCTCCCCGCCCGGCACCCACAACACGTCTCCGGTCTCCAGGTTGGCGACGCGGGCCAGGATGAACAGGAGATCGGAGAGCCGGTTGAGGTAGGTCGCGGTGAGCGGGTTCATCGTGTCGCCGTGCGCCTCCAGGGCCGTCCACGTCGAACGCTCGGCTCGCCGCACCACCGTGCACGCCTGGTGCAGCAGGGCCGCGCCCGGGGTGCCGCCGGGCAGGATGAAGGAACGCAGCTTCTCCAGCCGCTCGTTGAACCGGTCGCAGTCCGCCTCGAGCCGGTCGACGTAGAACTGCTCCACCCTCAGCGGCGGGAACTCCGGGTTCTCCACCACGGGCGTCGACAGATCCGCCCCCACGTCGAACAGGTCGTTCTGCACCCGGGTGAGCACCCGGACGACGTCCGCCTCCAGCCCCCCGAGCGCGATCGCCGTCCCGACCACCGCGTTCGCCTCATTGGCGTCCGCGTACGCCGCAATCCGGGCATCGGTCTTGGGCACCCGGCTCATGTCACCGAGATGGGTGGCCCCCTTGTCGCCGGTCCGGGTGTAGATACGCGTGAGATTGACCATGCGGCCAGGGTAATCAGGCCCCTGCCGTCCGGAACACATGTGTGCCCGCCGCCACGGCGAGCGCCGCGAAGGCGACCGCGACGAGGGTGCCGTACAGCATGTGCGCGGTCGCGTACTGGCCCATGTAGGCGTCCCGGACCGCGTCCACCAGGTAGCGGAACGGGACGAAGTGCGAGAGCACGTCCAGCCAGGCCGGTGCCAGGGTCATCGGGAGCATCAGACCGGACAGCAGCATCGACGGCATCGACAGGGTGCTGACCAGCGGGCCGAACTCCTGCGGCGTGGCGACCTTCATCGCCATCGCGTACGACAGCGAGGCCAGCGCGACCGTGAGCAGGGCGACGAACGCGAAGCCGATCAGCACCCCCGTCAGCGGGGCCCGCAGCCCCATCACCAGTGCGGCCAGCACCAGCAGTACCGCCTGGACGACGAAGACGGTGGCGTCCCGCAGCACCCGGCCGAGGAGGAGGGCGAGCCGGCTGACCGGTGTCACCCGCATCCGCTCCACCACCCCCTGCCCCTTCTCCATGATGACCGTGAACCCAGCGAACAGGGCGCCGAAAAGACCGAGTTGGAGCAGCAGCCCGGGGACGAGCACCTGCCAGGAGCTGCCCCCGCCGCCCAGCGGGAGCCCGGTCAGCAGCGGTCCGAAGAAGAGCAGGTAGAGCAGCGGCGTCAACACCCCGAACAGCAGCGCGAAGCGGGACCGCAGGGACTGGCGCAGATGGCGGCCGTAGACGAGGGCCGTGTCGTGGAGGAGGCGGTTGGTCATGTCGGCTGTCCTGCCTGTCCTATACGGAGACGGGGGCGGCGTCGGCCGGAGCGGGACGCCGGCCGGTGATCGCGAGGAACGTGTCCTGGAGCGTGGCGTCGATCGAGCCGCCGTGCGCCAGCTTGAGCGCGGTCGGGGTGCCCTCGGCGACGACCACGCCGTGGTCGACGATCACCAGGCGGTCGGAGAGGGCGTCGGCCTCGTCGAGGTAGTGGGTGGTCAGGAAGACCGTCGTGCCGTGCGCGTCGCGCAGCCGCCGGATCAGGTCCCACAGGTCGGCGCGGCTGCGGGGGTCCAGGCCGGTGGTGGGCTCGTCGAGGAAGAGCACCCTCGGGTGGTGGGTGAGCGCCATCGCGATGTCCAGGCGGCGCCGCTGGCCACCGGAGAGGGCCCCGCACCTGCGGTCCAGCAGCCCGGTGAGATCCAGCTCGCGGGCCAGTTCCTCGGCGCGCCCGGCCGCCTCCGCCTTCGGCAGGCGGTACAGCCGGGCCTGCGTGACCAGCTCCTCCCGCACGGTGATGCCCGGATCGACGCCGCCGGACTGGGCGACGTATCCGCACGCCCGCCGCACCCCGGCCGGATCGCCGGCCAGGTCGTGTCCGGCGACGGTGGCCGCACCGCCGGTGGGGGTGAGCAGGGTCGTGAGCATGCGCAGGGTCGTGGTCTTGCCCGCGCCGTTCGGGCCGAGGAAACCCAGAATCTCGCCCTCGTGGACGGTCAGGTCGACACCGCGCACGGCTTCCACGGGGCCGCGCTTGGTGGTGAAGGTGCGGGCCAGTCCGGCCGCGCTGATGACGGGTGCCATGCCCTACAGAAAAACAGAGGAACTGAAAGATTGCAATGACTCCAAAATTTCAGTCCACCCAAGCCCGACTAGGATGCGGGCATGGCTGAAGGGCTCAGGGAGCGGAAGAAGCGGCAGACCAGGCAGTACATCTCGGATGTCGCCACCGGGCTCTTCGTCGAGCGGGGCTTCGACGCGGTGACGGTCGCGGAGGTCGCCGAGGCGGCGGACGTCTCCGTCAACACCGTCTACAACTACTTCCCCGCCAAGGAGGACCTGTTCCTCGACCGCTCCGCGGGGATGGTCGACCGGCTCTCCCGCTGGGTGCGGGGGCGAGGGCGGGGCGAGTCCGCGGTCGGCGCGGTCCTGCGCGAGTTGCGCGAGGAGGTCGAGGCGGTCTCGCCCCGGGTCGGACTGCTCCCCGGATACGCCGCGTTCACGCGCGTCATCGAGGAGGCGCCCACCCTGCGGACCCGGATGTGGGCCCTCGCCCAGGAGGCCCAGACCGACCTGGAGCGGACCCTGCGCGAGGAGACCGGGGCCGCCGACGACGACCCCCTGCCGCACCTGATGGCCGGGCAGATCTCCTGGGTGCACACGACTCTCACGGCCGTGATCGGGCGGGAGATGAGGGCCGGGCGGGACGTGCGGGAAGTGTCGCGCGAGGTGTTGGGGCTGCTCGACGACATCGAGGAGCTGTTGAGCGACCGGGTGCTCAACTACGCCGTTCGGGGCATGGAATGGACCGAGTCGGTGTGATGTCCGTCAAGTGAGACGTGACCCGCGTTACTTAGCGGTCACAGACGGGCGAACGGGCGCTAGGGTCCGCCGAGAGGACTGGTGACGCGCGTACTGACACCCCGTCCGCGCCCGCCGACACACCGGCGGGCGCCGGCCGCACGCGGCTCACGCGAATGGCGTACACCGGCACCGTACGCACCTCGGGGGGATCACCCGCAGGAGTGAATTCGGTATCGGTTCGCCAACAACCAGCAACCGGACCGCCCATCAGGCAGTCAGGAGTTGCATCGGAGTCGCATCAGACTTGCACCACCACGGACAACGGAGTTCGACACCGCACTCTCGGGGAGCGCATATGCACATCAGGGGCGACCACGCCGGGCTGGTCGTCGGGGGCCGCCTCGACGTCCGGAGCGCGGCGGACGCCCGTACGGTCCTGCACTCGGCCGTCGACGACGGAGTCGGCGACCTGGTGCTCGACCTGTCCGAACTGGACTCCTGGGACGCCACCGGACTCGGCGTCATCATGGGAGCCCACCGGCGGGCCGGGCGGTGCGGCAGGCGGCTCGTCCTGCGCGGCGTCCCGCCCCAGATGCAGCGGCTGCTGGTCGCCACCCGGCTGCACCGCATCCTGGCCATCGAGGGCGGCATCGGCGTGGAGTCGCTGCCCCGCGTCTGAGCGGCCGCCCGCGGGCCGGTTCCTGCCCGGCGTACGGCACCGGGCAGGGGCGTACGTCTCGTCGCGAACCGTACGACGCGCCCAATCCTCATGAAGCCGTGATGTTGCGGACCGCCCGGTACCCCGACTGTTCCGCGATACTGTGCGAAGGTTTAGGGTTCGGCTGCCCGCCGCCCGTCAGCCCGGGCGGGTACCGGACCAGAAGCGACAGCGCGGTGTGCGGCAAGGCCGGGAGGGTTTTCGGCACACGACGCTTTTGGGGGCTAGAACCGATGGACCCGAACAACGCCGGACCCGAGGAGTACGGCCACGACGGTGACGGCCGCGACGGCCGTGAGGACGGTGACGGCCAGGGCCGCACCGCCCGGCGCCCGCCCAGGGACTCCCTCACCGCCGACTTCGGCCAGCACGCG
The DNA window shown above is from Streptomyces sp. NBC_00670 and carries:
- a CDS encoding F0F1 ATP synthase subunit gamma produces the protein MGAQLRVYKRRIRSVTATKKITKAMEMIAASRVVKAQRKVAASTPYATELTRAVTAVGTGSNTKHPLTTQAETVTRSAVLLLTSDRGLAGAFNSNAIKAAEQLTERLEREGKQVDTYIVGRRGLAHYNFRERKVAESWAGFTDEPTYADAKKVAAPLIEAIEKDTADGGVDELHLVFTEFVSMMTQTALDARLLPLSLDEVATESTAKDEILPLYDFEPSAEDVLDALLPRYVESRIYNALLQSAASKHAATRRAMKSATDNAGELIETLSRLANAARQAEITQEISEIVGGSAALADATAGK
- a CDS encoding glycoside hydrolase family 18 chitinase; the protein is MRFRHRAAAGFATLLLPLAGLVGLASPAQAATSATATYAKTQDWGTGFEGKWTVKNTGTSSISSWTIEWDFPSGTSVTSAWDADVTHSGNHWTAKNKSYNGTLAPGASLSFGFNGSGSGSPSACTLNGASCDGGTTVPGDNPPSAPGTPTASSVTDTSVKLSWSAASDDKGVKNYDVLRDGKTVGTVTSTSYTDTGLTAGTDYSYTVQARDTADQTGSPSGAVKVHTTGGGTTDPGDGDDGGNTGGKVKLGYFTEWGTYGRNYNVKNIVTSGSASKITHINYAFGNVTGGKCAIGDSYADYDKAFTADQSVSGVADTWDQPLRGNFNQLRELKAKYPNIKVIWSFGGWTWSGGFGEAAKNPAAFAESCYNLVEDPRWADVFDGIDIDWEYPNACGLSCDSSGASAYKNLMQALRAKFGSNNLVTSAVTADGTSGGKIDAADYAGAAQYVDWYNVMTYDFFGAFDADGPTAPHSPLTSYNGIPTPGFTTADAIAKYKAKGVPASKLLIGIGFYGRGWTGVTQDAPGGSATGPAAGTYEQGIEDYKVLKTSCPATGTIAGTAYAHCGTNWWSYDTPATIGTKMSWAKNQSLGGAFFWDFSGDTSNGELVSAINNGLN
- a CDS encoding DUF2550 domain-containing protein; protein product: MVLALTVCGAVIALLAVALFVFGLRRRLIQRSGGTFDCSLRWDVPEKTDTSGKGWGYGIARYNGDRVEWFRVFSYAPRPRRMLERSAIEVAGRRAPEGEEELALLSEAVILTCLHRGVRLELAMSDDALTGFLAWLEAAPPGQRVNVA
- a CDS encoding ABC transporter permease → MTNRLLHDTALVYGRHLRQSLRSRFALLFGVLTPLLYLLFFGPLLTGLPLGGGGSSWQVLVPGLLLQLGLFGALFAGFTVIMEKGQGVVERMRVTPVSRLALLLGRVLRDATVFVVQAVLLVLAALVMGLRAPLTGVLIGFAFVALLTVALASLSYAMAMKVATPQEFGPLVSTLSMPSMLLSGLMLPMTLAPAWLDVLSHFVPFRYLVDAVRDAYMGQYATAHMLYGTLVAVAFAALAVAAGTHVFRTAGA
- a CDS encoding TetR/AcrR family transcriptional regulator, with the translated sequence MAEGLRERKKRQTRQYISDVATGLFVERGFDAVTVAEVAEAADVSVNTVYNYFPAKEDLFLDRSAGMVDRLSRWVRGRGRGESAVGAVLRELREEVEAVSPRVGLLPGYAAFTRVIEEAPTLRTRMWALAQEAQTDLERTLREETGAADDDPLPHLMAGQISWVHTTLTAVIGREMRAGRDVREVSREVLGLLDDIEELLSDRVLNYAVRGMEWTESV
- the atpD gene encoding F0F1 ATP synthase subunit beta, yielding MTTTVETAVATGRVARVIGPVVDVEFPVDAMPEIYNALHVEVADPAQDGAKKTLTLEVAQHLGDGLVRTISMQPTDGLVRQAPVTDTGTGITVPVGDFTKGKVFNTLGEVLNVDEKYEGERWSIHRKAPNFDELESKTEMFETGVKVIDLLTPYVKGGKIGLFGGAGVGKTVLIQEMIYRVANNHDGVSVFAGVGERTREGNDLIEEMADSGVIDKTALVFGQMDEPPGTRLRVALAGLTMAEYFRDVQKQDVLFFIDNIFRFTQAGSEVSTLLGRMPSAVGYQPNLADEMGLLQERITSTRGHSITSMQAIYVPADDLTDPAPATTFAHLDATTVLSRPISEKGIYPAVDPLDSTSRILDPRYIAADHYNTAMRVKTVLQKYKDLQDIIAILGIDELGEEDKLTVHRARRVERFLSQNTHVAKQFTGVDGSDVPLDESIAAFNAIIDGEYDHFPEQAFFLCGGIEDLKNNAKELGVS
- a CDS encoding ABC transporter ATP-binding protein, with the translated sequence MAPVISAAGLARTFTTKRGPVEAVRGVDLTVHEGEILGFLGPNGAGKTTTLRMLTTLLTPTGGAATVAGHDLAGDPAGVRRACGYVAQSGGVDPGITVREELVTQARLYRLPKAEAAGRAEELARELDLTGLLDRRCGALSGGQRRRLDIAMALTHHPRVLFLDEPTTGLDPRSRADLWDLIRRLRDAHGTTVFLTTHYLDEADALSDRLVIVDHGVVVAEGTPTALKLAHGGSIDATLQDTFLAITGRRPAPADAAPVSV
- a CDS encoding cob(I)yrinic acid a,c-diamide adenosyltransferase; this encodes MVNLTRIYTRTGDKGATHLGDMSRVPKTDARIAAYADANEANAVVGTAIALGGLEADVVRVLTRVQNDLFDVGADLSTPVVENPEFPPLRVEQFYVDRLEADCDRFNERLEKLRSFILPGGTPGAALLHQACTVVRRAERSTWTALEAHGDTMNPLTATYLNRLSDLLFILARVANLETGDVLWVPGGER
- the atpA gene encoding F0F1 ATP synthase subunit alpha, whose translation is MAELTIRPEEIRDALENFVQSYQPDAASREEVGTVTLAGDGIAKVEGLPSAMANELLKFEDGTLGLALNLEEREIGCVVLGEFNGIEEGQPVTRTGEVLSVPVGEGYLGRVVDPLGNPIDGLGEIETSGRRALELQAPTVMQRKSVHEPMETGYKAVDAMTPVGRGQRQLIIGDRQTGKTALAVDTIINQRDNWRSGDPKKQVRCVYVAIGQKGSTIASVRGALEESGALEYTTIVAAPASDPAGFKYLAPYTGSAIGQQWMYEGKHVLIIFDDLSKQADAYRAVSLLLRRPPGREAYPGDVFYLHSRLLERCAKLSDDLGAGSMTGLPIVETKANDVSAFIPTNVISITDGQCFLESDLFNAGQRPALNVGISVSRVGGSAQHKAMKQVSGRLRLDLAQYRELEAFAAFGSDLDAASKSQLERGQRLVELLKQPQYQPMPTEDQVVSVWAGTTGKMDDVPVADIRRFEKELLEHLHRKEQGLMTSIKEGGKMSDDTLQAVGDAIAEFKKQFETSDGKLLGEDAPAAAK
- a CDS encoding F0F1 ATP synthase subunit epsilon; translated protein: MAAELHVELVAADRQVWSGEATLVVARTTSGDIGVMPGHQPLLGVLESGPVTIRTSEGGTVVAAVHGGFLSFADDKLSLLAEIAELSDEIDVQRAERALERAKSDADASAERRADVRLRAVSAH
- a CDS encoding STAS domain-containing protein, whose product is MHIRGDHAGLVVGGRLDVRSAADARTVLHSAVDDGVGDLVLDLSELDSWDATGLGVIMGAHRRAGRCGRRLVLRGVPPQMQRLLVATRLHRILAIEGGIGVESLPRV